A genomic stretch from Setaria italica strain Yugu1 chromosome VII, Setaria_italica_v2.0, whole genome shotgun sequence includes:
- the LOC101786518 gene encoding E3 ubiquitin-protein ligase ATL6 has translation MGTRELLLVLCLLGAGMAVCDAQAPSPNSTSFSSPPPAPQPPPQQQTAFGRTMSTFITVAISVFFFLLFICAYVNQCRLADPGAHGEAAAAAAGTGGPSRRGKRGLDPAVVATFPIVSYREVVAHKIGKGVLECAVCLTAFEDDDDLRLLPHCSHAFHPECIDPWLQSRVTCPLCRANLEKPAPAVAVAMAVAVAPPSPQEQRQPSPPQEAVSIPVVDEDSEEEDSDEDDRKEEAIELEMLRSARRAVRMPRSHSTGHSLSAAAAAAAEEGDHERFTLRLPEHVREQVLRSLRLRHATSLINLSDMSSEGSSRGGRRLGGGGGSFGNGGGGGGSSHGGRRWHSFLVRTVSWARGGGDGSVRKGWDGSTRGARDGGESSRKGSATPPPAGRP, from the coding sequence ATGGGGACGCGGGAGCTACTCCTCGTCCTCTGCCTCCTCGGCGCCGGCATGGCCGTCTGCGACGCGCAGGCGCCGTCCCCGAATTCGACTTCgttctcctcgccgccgccggcgcctcagCCGCCGCCTCAGCAGCAGACGGCGTTCGGGCGGACCATGTCGACGTTCATCACGGTGGCCATcagcgtcttcttcttcctgctctTCATCTGCGCGTACGTCAACCAGTGCCGCCTCGCGGACCCCGGCGCGCAcggggaggccgcggcggcggccgcggggaccGGGGGCCCGTCCAGGAGGGGGAAGCGCGGGCTGGACCCCGCCGTGGTGGCCACGTTCCCCATCGTCTCCTACAGGGAGGTGGTGGCGCACAAGATTGGCAAGGGCGTGCTCGAGTGCGCCGTGTGCCTGACGGCgttcgaggacgacgacgacctccgCCTGCTGCCGCACTGCTCCCACGCCTTCCACCCGGAGTGCATCGACCCCTGGCTGCAGTCGCGGGTCacctgcccgctctgccgcGCCAACCTCGAgaagccggcgccggcggtggcggtggcgatggcagtggcagtggcgcCCCCCTCGCCGCAGGAGCAGCGCCAGCCCTCGCCGCCGCAGGAGGCCGTGTCGATACCCGTGGTGGACGAGGACTCCGAGGAGGAGGACAGCGACGAGGACGACAGGAAGGAGGAGGCCATCGAGCTCGAGATGCTGCGCAGCGCGCGTCGCGCGGTGAGGATGCCGCGGTCGCACTCGACGGGCCACTCgctctccgcggcggcggccgccgccgcggaggagggcgACCACGAGAGGTTCACGCTGCGGCTCCCGGAGCACGTGCGTGAGCAGGTGCTCCGGTCCCTACGCCTGCGGCACGCCACCAGCCTGATCAACCTCTCCGACATGAGCTCCGAGGGCAGCTCCCGAGGCGGACGCCGCctaggaggagggggaggaagcttcggcaacggcggcggcggcggcgggagcagccACGGCGGGCGCCGGTGGCACTCGTTCCTGGTCCGGACGGTCTCGTGGGCGCGAGGCGGGGGCGACGGCTCCGTCCGGAAGGGGTGGGACGGGTCCACGAGGGGGGCAAGGGACGGCGGCGAGTCCAGCAGGAAGGGctcggccacgccgccgccggcgggacgGCCGTGA
- the LOC101786116 gene encoding pentatricopeptide repeat-containing protein At5g09450, mitochondrial, protein MAAVLPRAAARAKRSGGSGMPLRSVLVGRGPFSSEAATTPPPAAAAATGEEDGDDLRSRIFRLGLAKRSATAALERWSGEGRAAPAEELRRIARDLSRVRRYKHALEVADWMKTHHESDLSESDYGMRIDLITRVFGANAAEDFFEKLPPEAKSLQAYTALLHSYARSKMTDKAERLFGRMKDANLSMDVLVYNEMMTLYISVGELDKVQVIAEELKRQNVSPDLFTYNLRVSAAAASMDLECFKGILDEMSKDPKSKEGWTLYRKLASIYVDASQLVGSGNSLVEAEAKISQREWITYDFLVLLHAGLGNLERIKDIWKSMLMTSQRMTSRNYICVISSYLMCERLKDAGEIVDQWQRSKAPEFDISACNRLFDALLNAGLTDTAESFRELMLQKSCILTSRATVAA, encoded by the exons atggcggcggtgcttcccCGAGCAGCCGCCCGCGCCAAGCGATCCGGCGGCTCCGGCATGCCCCTCCGCTCCGTCCTCGTGGGCCGCGGCCCCTTCTCGTCAGAGGCCGCGACGACCCCgccccccgcggccgcggcggctacGGGCGAGGAGGATGGCGACGACCTGCGCAGCCGCATCTTCCGGCTGGGCCTGGCGAAGcggagcgcgacggcggcgctcgAGAGGTGGTCCGGAGAGGGACGCGCCGCCCCCGCGGAGGAGCTCCGCCGCATCGCGCGCGACCTCAGCCGCGTCCGCCGGTACAAGCACGCCCTCGAG GTAGCGGACTGGATGAAGACACATCACGAATCTGATTTATCTGAGAGTGACTATGGAATGCGCATTGACTTGATTACCAGAGTTTTTGGTGCCAATGCGGCTGAAGATTTCTTTGAGAAGCTTCCACCTGAAGCTAAATCTCTACAAGCCTATACAGCACTTCTGCATTCCTATGCCCGATCAAAGATGACAGACAAAGCTGAAAGGCTGTTTGGCAGAATGAAGGATGCAAACCTGTCTATGGATGTCCTGGTTTACAATGAAATGATGACCTTGTACATTTCTGTCGGGGAGCTGGATAAAGTTCAGGTCATTGCTGAAGAACTAAAAAGGCAAAATGTTTCTCCAGATCTCTTCACCTACAATCTCCGGGTCAGTGCAGCTGCTGCTTCCATGGATCTCGAGTGCTTCAAAGGAATTCTCGACGAGATGTCAAAGGATCCAAAGTCCAAAGAAGGATGGACACTGTACCGGAAACTTGCCTCTATTTACGTTGACGCCAGTCAGCTTGTTGGCTCTGGAAATTCACTGGTGGAAGCCGAGGCAAAGATCAGCCAGAGGGAGTGGATAACCTACGATTTCCTCGTCCTTCTACATGCCGGCCTGGGCAACCTAGAGAGGATAAAGGACATATGGAAATCGATGCTTATGACTTCTCAGCGGATGACGAGCCGGAACTACATCTGCGTGATCTCCTCCTACCTGATGTGCGAGCGGCTGAAGGACGCTGGGGAGATCGTCGACCAGTGGCAGCGGTCCAAAGCTCCGGAGTTCGACATCTCCGCCTGCAACAGGCTGTTCGACGCTCTTCTGAATGCCGGCCTCACCGACACTGCAGAGAGTTTTAGAGAACTGATGCTGCAAAAGAGTTGTATACTGACAAGCAGGGCAACTGTTGCCGCGTGA